The following are from one region of the Chanos chanos chromosome 10, fChaCha1.1, whole genome shotgun sequence genome:
- the LOC115823486 gene encoding kinesin heavy chain-like — MQLLASTRRDYGRIEEELSRLQLENEAAKEEVKELLQALKELAISYDQKSQEVEERGRNNEQLSEELMQKSAALACVERELAQLQELSSHHKKRAAEILSLLLRDLSEIGSIIGTSDLKAMNEANGVIEEEFTMARLYISKMKSEVNSLVNRSKQLESAQAETAHKMAANEKELASCQLLIFQHQAKIRSLTDYMQNMEQRKRQLEESQDSLMEELAKLHAQEKMHEVSVMDREKEHMSKMQEEMKRTLEEQMESHREAHQKQLARLHDEIDDKQRTLDELKDLNQALQLEQKKLISDYDKLKQEEQEKDERLQKLIMLNVKREEAKEDFKGLDETVAKELQTLHNLRKVFIQDLTTGAKRSAELDCDESGGSLAQKQKIAFLENNLEQLTKVHKQLVRDNADLRCEVPKLEKRLCATAERVKALEAALREAKENAMRDRKRYQQEVDRIKEAVRAKNQARRSHNAQIAKPVPAGHHHQVAPPTSSSSIQGGGAATTTTTISSSSSSSSTSSITVASEGQVTVKVLSPE, encoded by the exons ATGCAGTTATTGGCATCGACACGGAGGGACTATGGAAGAATCGAAGAGGAGTTGTCACGTCTGCAGCTAGAGAATGAGGCAGcaaaagaggaggtgaaggagctGCTACAGGCCCTGAAGGAGCTTGCTATCAGCTATGATCAGAAGAGCCAGGaggtggaagagagaggacGCAACAATGAACAGCTCTCAGAGGAGCTGATGCAGAAGAGC gcAGCACTGGCGTGTGTTGAGAGGGAGTTGGCCCAGCTGCAGGAGTTGAGCAGCCACCATAAGAAGAGAGCTGCAGAGATCCTCAGTCTTCTGCTTAGAGACCTCAGTGAGATTGGCAGTATCATTGGCACTAGTGATCTGAAAgct ATGAATGAGGCAAATGGTGTGATTGAGGAGGAGTTTACAATGGCGAGACTCTACATCAGTAAGATGAAGTCGGAGGTGAACTCTCTGGTCAATCGCAGTAAACAGTTAGAGAGTGCCCAGGCTGAAACTGCACACAAGATGGCGGCCAATGAAAAAGAGCTGGCTTCCTGTCAGCTCCTGATCTTCCAG CACCAGGCGAAGATCAGATCTCTGACAGACTACATGCAGAACatggagcagaggaagagacagcTGGAGGAAAGCCAGGACTCACTGATGGAGGAGCTGGCCAAGCTCCATGCCCAGG AAAAGATGCATGAAGTCTCTGTGATGGACAGGGAGAAGGAGCATATGAGCAAAATGCAGGAGGAGATGAAG AGGACTCTGGAGGAGCAGATGGAGAGCCACAGAGAAGCCCACCAGAAGCAGCTCGCTCGTCTTCATGATGAAATTGATGACAAGCAGAGGACTCTGGATGAGCTCAAAGA TCTGAACCAGGCTCTTCAGCTGGAACAGAAGAAGCTCATCTCCGACTATGACAAACTCAAACAGGAGGAGCAAGAAAAAGATGAGAGGCTGCAAAAGCTCAT CATGTTGAATGTGAAGAGGGAGGAGGCCAAGGAAGATTTCAAAGGCCTGGACGAGACTGTG GCCAAGGAGCTCCAAACTCTTCACAACCTGAGGAAAGTCTTCATTCAGGACCTCACCACAGGAGCCAAAAGG AGTGCTGAGCTGGATTGTGATGAGTCAGGTGGTAGTCTAGCTCAGAAACAGAAGATTGCATTCTTGGAGAATAATCTGGAGCAACTCACTAAAGTCCACAAACAG cTGGTGCGTGACAATGCAGATCTGCGTTGTGAGGTGCCTAAACTGGAAAAGCGTCTGTGTGCGACTGCAGAGAGGGTGAAGGCTCTGGAGGCTGCACTCAGGGAGGCCAAGGAGAATGctatgagagacagaaaacgcTACCAGCAGGAGGTGGACAGGATAAAAGAGGCTGTGAGAGCGAAGAACCAGGCCCGGCGGAGCCATAATGCACAGATTG CAAAGCCTGTTCCTGCTGGGCATCATCATCAAGTAGCCCCTCCCACATCAAGCTCTTCCATACAAGGAGGTGGAGCAGcgaccaccaccaccaccatcagcagcagcagcagcagcagcagcacaagCAGCATCACAGTAGCAAGTGAAGGACAGG TTACGGTGAAAGTCCTGTCTCCAGAGTAG